Proteins encoded together in one Lathamus discolor isolate bLatDis1 chromosome 3, bLatDis1.hap1, whole genome shotgun sequence window:
- the NPPC gene encoding C-type natriuretic peptide produces the protein MQISPLLAGGLLLALLSVRLEAKPASQLPQKASRGSAAAAAGPPEAAAAEREKERDKERSGGGGGSGPREAREARGEARPRAGWARLLQDPPGRRHKGLHKKGLGKGCFGLKLDRIGAMSGLGC, from the exons ATGCAGATCTCACCCTTGCTGGCTGGTGGACTTTTACTCGCTCTGCTCTCCGTCAGGCTGGAGGCGAAGCCGGCGTCTCAGCTCCCACAGAAG gcctcCCGCGgctcggcggcggcggcagcgggtcCGCccgaggcggcggcggcggagagggagaaggagcgggacaaggagcgcagcggcggcggcggcggctcggGCCCGCGGGAGGCGCGGGAGGCGCGGGGCGAGGCTCGGCCGCGGGCGGGCTGGGCGCGGCTGCTGCAGGACCCGCCGGGCCGCCGGCACAAGGGCCTGCACAAGAAGGGCCTGGGCAAGGGCTGTTTCGGCCTCAAGCTGGACCGCATCGGCGCCATGAGCGGCCTCGGCTGCTGA